The segment tggtctcccacatgctcaACTCTtttatctacagcctgaggaacacgGGCATCAAGAGGGCCCCGTGGAGGCTCCTCAGAAAAACAGGCTCACCTCAGTCCTTGTGCCACGCGTCTGGACTCTTGGTGGGAACTGCAGCAAAATGAAGCATCTAGACCTACAAATCTCACTTTTCTCCATACTTGATGTGTGAGGCTGGTGCTCTCCAGATTTTGTGTCTGGTTATTGTTTCTTTTGGTCTTTTTAATGAggcatattttagatttttatacatttttcatacataaccagaggctgggaggtaTCAAGCAATAAAATggttttacagaaaaaataaaagaagctggGTGTGGATCAATAATTGTGATaaaatggccggtgctgcagctcactaggctaatcctcccccttgcggcgccgtcacaccgggttctagtcccggtcagggtgtcagattctgtcctggttgcccctcttccaggccagctctctgctgtggccagggagtgcagtggaggatggcccaagtgctttggccctgcaccgcatgggagaccaggataagcacctagctcctgccatcagatcagacttagaagacagagcacaggaaagcatacagtcaaaccaaagaaaagaagaggaaattagaaatctaaaaaatattgttgggaatctacaggatactattaaaaaacccaacattcgggttctaggagttcctgaaggcacggagagagagaaaggattggaaggcctttttagtgagatactagcagagaactttctgggtttggagaagggcagagacatcctagtacaggaaggtcatagaacccctaataaacatgaccaaaagagatcctcaccatgacatgttgtaattaaacttaccatagtgaaacataaagaaaagatcctaaattgtgcaagagagaaatgtcagattactttcaaaggatctccaattatactcacagaagacttctcatcagaaaccgtacaggctaggagggaatggcaagacatagcccacatgctaagaaagaaaaactgccagcccagaatattatatcctgcaaagcttcatttatgaatgaaggtgaaataaagacgtttcatagcaagcagaaattgaaagaatttgtcgccactcgtccagccctgcaaaagatgcttaaagatgtgttacacttggaaacacagaaacatggccatcaatatgaaagaaggtaaagaaagaacacctaccagtaaaagatcataggaaactcaaagcatatactataaaatatctttgggaaaatggcagggcaggtcactacttatcaatagtcacattgaatgttaatggactcAAATCTACAATAataggcacagactggctgaatggattaaggaacaaaacccatctatttgctgcctacaagaaacacatctttccaacaaagatgcatgcagactgaaagttaaaggttcaaaaaagatatgccatgctAACTGACCCCCCAAAGAatcaggtgtagccatattaatatgagacaaaataaacttcaacacaaaaactgttaggagaaacaaagaggggaactatataatgattaagggttcaattcaacaggaagatgtaactattataaatgtatatgcacctaattacagggcactggtttatttaaaagatatattaagggacttaaagggagacttagattccaatacaatagtagtgggggacttcaacactctgctctcagaaatagacagatcatccagacagaagttcaacaagaaaacagcagatttaatcgacactattgcccaaatggatctaacagatacctacagaactttcaatcctacatctaaagattttacattcttctcagcagtggatggaaatttctctaggattgaccacatactaggccataaagcaagtctcagcaaatttaaaagaattagaatcataccatgcagcttctgggaccacagtggaatgaaggtggaaattaggaactcaggaatccctagagagtatgcaaacacatggagactgaacaacatactcctgaatgaataatgggtcatagaagaaatcaaaagagaactcaaacactttctggaagtaaatgaggataacagcacaacataccaaaacttatgggacgtaGCAAAAACTgtgttgagaggcaagtttatagcaataggtgcctacatcaagaaattggaaaggcaccaaataaatgagctttcaattcatctcaaggatctagaaaaactgcagcaaaccaaacccaaatctagtaggagaagagaaataattaaaatcagagaagaaatcaacaggatttaatccaaaaaaaaaaaacctagtaaaaatcagccaagtgaagagctgtttttttgaaaaaatgaataaaattgacacaccattggctcaactaactaaaaacagaaaagaccaaaatcaataaaatctgagatgaaaaaggaaatataacaacagacaccactgaaataaaaagaatcatcagaaattactacaaggagttgtatgccagcaaacaagaaaatctatcagaaatggatagatgcctcgacacatgcaatctacctaaattgaatcagaaagacatagaaaacctaaatagacccataactgagacagaaattgaaacagtaataaaggccctcccaacaaaaaaaagcccaggaccagatggattcattgctgaattctaccagacatttaaagaagaagtaattccatttcttctcaaactattcagaacaatgtaaaaagatggaatcctcccaaattctttctatgaagccagcatcaccttaatccctaagccagagaaagatgcatcactgaaagagaattacagaccaatatccctgatgaacatagacgcaaaaatcctcaataaaattattgccaatagaatacaacaacacattagaaaaatcatccacccagaccaagtaggatttatccctgctatgcagggatgtttcaacattcacaaatcaatcaatgtgatacaccacagtaatagacagcagaagaaaaaacatatgattatctcaattgatgcagagaaagcattaggcaaaattcaacaccctttcatgatgaaaactctaagtaaactggatataaaaggaacattcctcaatacaatcaaagcaatttatgaaaaacacagggccagcatcctattgaatggggaaaagttggaagcatttccattgagatctggtaccagacagggatgcccactctcaccactgctattcaacatagttctggagttttagccagagccatcagacaagaaaaagaaattaaaggaatacaaattgagaaggaagaagtcaaactatccctctttgcagatgatatgattctttatttaggggatccaaagaactctactaagagactattggaactcatagaagattttggcaaagtagcaggatataaaatcaatgcacaaaaatcaacagcctttgtatacacagaaaatgccacagctgagaaagaacttctaagatcaatcccattcacaatagctacaaaaacaatcaaataccttggaataaacttaaccaaaagtggggagcaacttggactagactaagttactggaattaagacttattctatgcatctgctttcccaccatatggcgctgaaagggagcaaacaacttctacacagctgcctccagttcgaccagtaacctgcaggagctgatcctgatctgattggaggagagcagcatactcggcatgtgggtagcagaattgggattggtggaagagggctgtaaaggaggagagagacaacatgcaccaggaacatccagtgaacatctgagcagcccccgagagagatggcTGGCTGGTGCTGTCCCTCCcacgcggaagtggggaaagtggcagggggagttgcccttccatggaggtggaaggatcagcagccaacctgggaaggaccagcagcaaacccgggaagggccgagcagaccaaagaacagtgcagggtctagtgtcgttcctccgtgaagagggggagcgacaaccaaggatgttaaagatctctatgatgagaattacaaaatcttaaagaaagaaatagaagaagataccaaaaaatggaaaaatcttccatgctcatggattggaagaatcaacattatcaaaatgtccattctcccaaaagccatttatagatgcaatgtaataccaatcaagataccaaagacattcttctagatctggaaaaatgatgctgaaattcatatggagacacaggagacctcaaatagctaaagcaatcttgtacaacaaaaacaaagccagaggcatcacaataccagatttcaggacatactacagggcagttgcaatcaaaacagaatggtactggtacagaaacagatggatagaccaatggaacagaattgaaacaccagaaatcaacccaaacatctacagtcatctatatttgatcaaggatctaaaaccttttcctggagtaaggacagtgtactcaataaatggtgctgggaaaactggatttccacatgcagaagcatgaagcaagactctaCCTTAcacgttacacaaaaatccactcaacatggattaaagaccgaaatctatgacccgacaccatcaaattattagagaacattggagaaacccttcaagatgtTGGCACCAggaaagaattcctggaaaagacccgggaggcacaggcagtcaaagccaaaattaactattgggattgcatcaaattgagaagtttctgtacttcaaaagaaacagtcaggagagtgaagatacaactgacagaatgggaaaaaatatttgcaaactatgcaacagataaagtgttgataaccagaatctacaaagagatcaagaaactacacaacaacaaaataaacttcccacttaagagctgggccaaggacctcaatagacatttttcaaaagaggaaatccaaatggccaacagacacatgaaaaaatgttcaggatcactagcaatcagggaaatgcaaatcaaaaccacaatgaggtttcacctcaccccggttagaatggctcacattcagaaatctaccaacaacagatgctggagaggatgtggggaaaagggacactaacccaccgttggtgggaatgcaaactggtaaagccactatggaagtcagtctggagatgcctcagaaacctgaatataaccctaccattcaactcagccatcccactccttggaatttacccaaaggaaattcaaTTGGCAAACAAAGAAGCTGTCTGCACTTAATGTTtatgtagctcaattcacaatagccaagacctggaatcaacctaaatgcccatcaacagtatactggataaagaaattatgggacatgtactctatagaatactatacagcagtaaaaaacaatgaaatccggtcatttgcaacaaaatggaggaatctggaaaatattacgctgagtgaaacaagccagtctcaaagggacaaatatcatatgctccccctgattggtgacaactaaccgactaccaaaaaggaaacctgttgaagtgaaatggacactatgagaaacggtgacttgagcagcccttgccctgactgttgaagaacaacttagtacgttatccctcttagtatttttttgtctgttctacttaatactatttggttaattctgtaattaatacacagttattcttaagtgttgaaaattaactgaaaagtgatccctgttaaatataagagtgggaatggagagggaagggatgtacaatttgggacatgctcaagctgacttgccccaaatggtagagtgagaaacataccaggggattccaattcaatcccatcaaggtggcatgtaccaatgccatctcactagtccaaatgatcaatttctgttcacaattgatcataatgataggacaaaGAGCGAAAGGGATAAcgtaaagaagactagtgtctggaaatactagctgatagaatcaaaaagggagtgaatgatccaacatgggaagcgggatactcagcagactcatataatgacggatgtcctaaacagcactctggcctcagaaccagccctaaagacattcagatccagctgaaaagcccatgagagtatttcaggcatggaaagccaagaactctgctaaaaaaaaaaaatgacctaaatgaaagatctccgtaagtgagatcccagtggaaagaacaggtcttcaaagaaggaggtacctttctctgaaggaaggagaaaacttccactctgactatgaccttgtctaaatatgatcagagtcggtgaactcaaaaggcttccatagccttggcaactcatgacaagagcctagggtgattactgatgccataaacaagagtgtcaatttgttaagtcaacaacaggagtcactgtgcacttactcctcatgtaggatctctgtccttaatgtgctgtacactgtgatttaatgctataactagtactcaaacagtatttttcactttgtatttatatgtgggtgcaaacttttgaaatcttaatatatgctagactgatctgtatatatagagaagtgaaaatgaatcttgatgtgaatggaaggggagagggtgcaggaaaggggagggttgcaggtgggagggaagttatgggggggaaagccgttttaatccataagctgtactttggaaatttatattcattaaataaaagttaaaaaaagcacaATGGGATGAAATATcatcccattagaatggctcttcTTAAAAAGCTTACAGATAGAAGATATGTGCTCCCATATACTGTAgttagaaatgtaaattagtatagatattatggaaaacagtgtggaagcTCTTCAAAAAATGAAAGCACTACTATATGATTCAACCATCCTACACctgagtaaattttaaagtaattaaaatcaatctgtcaaagaaaaaaaagaaaatggaattctcCATGCTTTTCATACTGCTGCAATGAACTCAAAGAATCACATTGGGATTTGTAAACATGGAGAACAGAAGTCTGAATTTTATGTAAGATTCTGCATCTTGGAATTCAGCAGCGAGAATCTGAGGTGAGCGGTCCTTGGAGAACATTCCAGGTGCCCTTACTTTTCCCCTATTTTTCTCCCATTAGCATCAGCAAGTCATCAGAGACTGGGCTACATGGGCCTACAGGCTAATTAGGAGCTCTGTGAATTGAGCCCCCGAGGTCCTCTCAGCTCAAGCAATGAGCCAGAGCCTCCAGACTGTGATGTGGTAGTGGAAATATAATGGCCACTCCTCCCCATGTGAATGTCTGCATCATGAAGCCCCAGACTGAGTCTGTCTCCTTTCCTGTCCTGAGTCCAAAGCCTGAGGCTCCCTTGAACTCCAGGCTGAAGAGCAGCAGTGGAGCCATCATCCTTGGTCATGCCTCTGCTCAGACTCAGCACAGCCCAGTAAGTGCTGAGGGAGACAGTGGAAGTTGACGGGGCTGTCAGGAACACTGTTTCCTCATTATCAGGACAAGCAGGACAGCTGGGGTAGACAGCTGGGAGGGAAACCATAGACAGTTTCAGCTCAGAGGCCTGTGCCAGTTTATGTTCTTGGTTCTCATCAGGGTCTGAGATTTCTCATTTTGAATTTTCCCTCCCACAGTGATTCTCAGAACCACTGGATGTCTCTTCATGACAGCAGCCTGTGCATACCTAAAACTGTCCCCTGAGCACTCAGCAATGTCATGAAGGTGAtggtgaggaggagggggaggatgcTGTGACCCTAACATCACACAGCTTTATTGAGGGCTTCCTAAGTTCCAGGCTCTGAACCCCAGGTTCTAAGTAGCTTATTTCATTTCATCAACATAAAATCATGTTCCATTGCCATATTATTTGATTGTACAGAAGAGGTGAGGAACCTGCATTTTTGTGTAACTTGTGTGAAGCTGTGGGGTAGAAATGGGTGAAGTCATGTTTGAGACAGGTGGGTAGTCTGACTGCAGGCACAAGGAGCATGTCCAGTATTCCCCTCTGGCATAGCagccatctctttctctttcctgtcaCACATTGTGATCTCTTTGGGTTTTCTTGATAGATCACAGTGGGCAGCAGTAGGTAAAGTATGGTTGAGTTCAAAGGCAAAGATCACAGAAAGATCACAGGGTCATTCTGGGGACTCTATCTCTCAATCTCATTTCAAGATTTCATGTCAGCCATCCACTTTGtccccaacctttttttttttttttttgacaggcagagtggacagtgagagagagagacagagagaaaggtcttcctttgctgttggttcaccctccaatggccgccgcggccagcgcgctgcggccggcacaccgcgctgatccgatggcaggagccaggagccaggtgcttttcctggtctcccatggggtgcaggacccaagcacctgggccatcctccactgcactccctggccacagcagagagctggcctggaagaggggcaaccgggacagaagccggcgccccaaccgggactagaacccagtgtgccagcgccgctaggcggaggattagcctagtgagccgcggcgctggccctgtccCCAACTCTTGAAATCACTCACTTAATCTGAGCAAGAGGCTGACAGTTGGGGTCTTGGGTTCCAATACCAAGGAATGAATTAGCATTGCCTTTAGGCAGCTGAAGTTAGAGAACCATAATCCAACTATCAGGAAGGGGCATCATGAAAATCTTTGAATTCCACATAGGATGACGGGAACACAAAGCTGGTGCTGCGTCTTTCCTGATCTCCACACTTCAACTACAGGCAAGGCTTATGATCAGAAAAACCATAAAGCAGAATGACTAGGCCATGAAAGGAAACAGAATAAATGCTTTAAGCAAGTTTAAAGAAAACATCTTATAAGgggtatatattaaaaaaattggaaaaattcaGGTGGCTCTTaaagttcattattttatttcattgtcagGTGCCTAGTGTAGTAGTGTTACCTTGTGCTCACTGATGTTACATGATTATGTGCACAGATAAACTAATTTTATCAAGATTTGAAGTCCACAGAACAAACGAAAGGAGTTATATATTAAATTATGCTAAAAGACAAATGGGGGTGGGTATATAgcattgtggttaagatgcccacctcccacactggcatgcctgggttggattcctggatctggcttctcactccagcttcctgctactacagaTAAGAAGTAgtggtttctgtctgtctctctctctcactgtccactatgtcaaaaaaaaaaaaaaagaagtagtagtGGTGATGATcaaatatttgggctcctgcctcatgtgtgggagacctggattgaattccatgTCTCAAATCTTCTGCATGGGAGAAGTCACAACCATGGTAgtcatttggggcagtgaaccagtggaggaaaacTCTCAAATCtctttccatctgtgtctctgcctctcaaaacaagcaaacacacaaTAATTGAGTGACTACTTCCATCAACAAAGGAAGGCAATCAGAACAGCTAAGAATGATAAAACCCTAGAGGGCAACTGATACCCAGCAATACTTCCTGATTATGAATACCCAACTTTAATTTGGTGATTAGATAATGCAGTTCTAGCTATTAAGGGTATTATAATTATTTCAAGTCAAGTAAACTATACTGTTGGTTACAAGAAAATAAGGTACATAGCACACTGTTAGCAAGAATGTTTTTCTAAATAGGGAAAGAcactttttattcttcctttttaaaagcaaaggTGCTGCACCAAAAGAAAATTTATCAAGTAGAAAAGctaaaagaccctagtttaataGCAATATAGGCAAGTGCTATAAATAGTAATTGAATAGAAAgttgaccatttcacccatagaCAGTAAATGTTAATCactgatcattaaaactatagaacataatgtagattaaaaatatatttatctcaaaaaggaaagaaaaaagtgagGGAGGAAATGAAGagtgaatatcattatattgtatctatgaactaaaTTAAATCTGCTAAAAAgtaaaaaactaaaagtaaattCAAATAATAGGTTACAATTGACTGTGATCATGGACTGAGTCCTTCTAATGTTTATggttttccaaaatttttcatTTGAGTGTCTCTAAAGTAGATGTGCATGGAAGGAGGTGAGTAACATGGAAACCAATAATGAAAGCACCCTAAGAAGCCTGAGTGTGTCATGGTTGAGATGACTGCAAGAAGTTGCATGCTCACCAGTGTGAATAAGGGGGGGAAACACAacataaaaattatgaatttcaaaattgaatAGTACCAggtaacattttaattccatttactgTTTAAACCTTAGAGTTATTCTTAAACTACAACCATGACTAGTTGAGTTGAAAACATATACAGAGTGCTGGAAGCctatttatctgtttctttttaccaacactattttcttttccagaaggaAGGCAGGTTATATTGAAACACAAAATCTTACACGTGTCTCAGAATTCCATCTCTTGGGATTCTCAGAGGATCCAGACCTACAGCCTCTCATTTTTGTGCTGTTCCTATTCATGTACCTGGTCACAGTGCTTGGGAATCTGCTCATCATCCTGGCTTTCACCTCAGACTCCCAcctccacacccccatgtacttcttcctctgcaaCCTGTCCTTGGCTGATGTGGGTCTCACCTCCACCACGGTTCCCAAGGTGATTGTGGATGTCCACACTCACAGCACAGTTATCTCTTATGTGGGCTGCCTTACACAGATGTCTTTCTCCATCACCTTTGGATGCATGGATGATTTGCTTCTGACAGTGATGGCCTATGACAGGTTTGTTGCCATCTGTCACCCTCTTCATTACCAGGTCATCATGAACTCCCACCGCTGTGGTTTCTTAGTTTTAGTGTCAGTTGTGGCTAGTCTTTTGCATTCTCTGTTGCACAGTTTGATGGTCTTGCAAGTTACCTGCTTCAAGGATGTTGACATTTCCAGTTTCTTCTGTGACCCTTCTCAGCTTCTCAACCTCACCTGCCTTGACACGATCATCCATGACATATTCGTATGTTTTGTTGGTTTTGTATGTGCTTTTCTCCCTATGTCAGCACTCTTCTTCTCTTATTATAAAATTGTTTCCTCCATTCTGAGGGTCCCATCACCAGGTGGGAAATACAAAGCCTTCTCTACCTGTGGCTCTCATTTGacagttgtttgtttattttatggaGCAGGCCTAGGCGTCTATCTCAGTTCAACCTTCTCACTTTCTCCACAGCAGGGTGCCTGGGCTTCAGTTGTGTACACTCTGGTCACCCCCATGCTCAACCCCtttatctacagcctgaggaacagggaCATCAAGAGGGCCATATGGGGGATCCTCAGCAACACAGTCTCTGTGCCGTGCatttggagtgctggttggaaaagcagcaaaactgAGTACTAGAACTACAAATCTCACCGCTCTCATTCCATGGTGTTTGAGGCTCTTTTCTCTCCATTATTGTGCCTTAAAGTGGCCCTTTTGGTCTTTTTGGTGGGGAGCATTATAGAATTTCTGTTCATGTTAACCACCGCATGTCTTAATCCTATGATACTATGGAGCTTTCTGTAGGTTCCTGTTGGTGATGCAGACATCCTAGACAGAtgaaaaagtctttatttatttgacaggcatagttacagacattgagaaagagagagacagaaaggtcttccttccattggttcactccccaaatggccgttatggccggagatgcgctgatccgaagccaggagccaggtacttcctcccggtctcccatgcgtgtgcagggcccaagcacttgggccatcatcgactgctttcccaggccatagcagagagctggatttgaagaggagcaacaaagaccagaactggctcccatacagaatgccagtgttgccctctttttttttttaagatttatttacttgaaagtcagtgctagagagagagaggagaggcaaagagagagagagagagagagagaggtattccatcgaccagttcactccccagttggctgcaatggccagagatgcacgatccaaaatcaggagccaggagcttcttccagatctcccacacgggtgcagggcccaagtacttggggcatcttccattgctttcccaggccatagcagagagattcattggaagtggagcagctgggactggaactggtgccaatatgggatgctggcactgcaagtgttGGCTTGATCTGCTATGccgcaatgcctgcccctctttttgtgtttttacagtttccatattttccaaaattcatatgtacTCTTAGACACATGTGCATCACCCTACCTTATCTGTGAGAATGTGTAGAGCTGCTCATTTTTAGGGAACACCAGGGAGCTTTAGCAATACTCAGGCCTGGTCTTCTCCACCTGAGACTCTGATTTCTTCAAGTGTATGAGGACTGAGAAGAGAATTTCTAAGGATTCTAAGTGTATGATTAAAACCGGCAACAATTTTTTTAGGAGCTTCATTGTAGGTGATGAGCTGCTTTTCTCTCACTGTTtcaggattttatttctttgtgtgacTTTGGACAGTTTGATTATAATTTGTTTTGGTGTTAGTCCTCCCAGAACACATACATTGGTCCACTTATAGTATCCCTTAAATCTCTGACTCTTTTacttctcttcattcttttttcctctttcttataACTTAATAGTTGAAAAAACCCAACTCAATCTGAAGACAAAGTTTTGATTAGTTGAATCTAGCAGTGATTGTAAAGACTAAACACTTTTTGGAGTTAAAAACAGGGGAAGGTTGGTATGATTCAATAATTGTGACAAAGCaattaatatgagatgttaataaagGAAAAGGAGTGAGGGGCATATGAGCATGCCCTGTAATTCTACCTCAtgatttgttttgtaaatttaaatctattctgaaataaatagtttaaagGTATAACTGTCAGTAAAGATAATTTGTATGGTTACAAAAAATGCCTGAGTCTTTCTTCTCCTTGATACAGTCTGCTGTCAAACACTGTATTTTTATTccaatttagttattttattctttatctccagtatttgtttcttctttttagttACATCTCTCTATCATTTTGTTCATACTTTGTTTTACTCATTTGTCTGTGTTATCTGTTAACATATTGACAATCTTTAAGATGGTTATTTTGAACTTGCTGTGGGATAATCAAAtgtctccatttctttaaaaaaatggcaggTGGTTCATTTCTACAGATAAAAATTGGTCCTTCATGCCTTATTTGTTTCTATGCATTGCTTTTCTGCTGAGACTGGAATCTTAGAAATCTCaaaaggggctggctctgtggcataatgggtaaagccaatgtctgcagtgccagcatcccatatgggtgctggttcaagtcctggctgctccacttctgatgcagctctctgctatggcttggaaaaacagaagatggcccaagtcacacatgtgggagacctagaagagctcctggcatcg is part of the Oryctolagus cuniculus chromosome 16, mOryCun1.1, whole genome shotgun sequence genome and harbors:
- the LOC138845766 gene encoding olfactory receptor 7E178-like, translated to MYLVTVLGNLLIILAFTSDSHLHTPMYFFLCNLSLADVGLTSTTVPKVIVDVHTHSTVISYVGCLTQMSFSITFGCMDDLLLTVMAYDRFVAICHPLHYQVIMNSHRCGFLVLVSVVASLLHSLLHSLMVLQVTCFKDVDISSFFCDPSQLLNLTCLDTIIHDIFVCFVGFVCAFLPMSALFFSYYKIVSSILRVPSPGGKYKAFSTCGSHLTVVCLFYGAGLGVYLSSTFSLSPQQGAWASVVYTLVTPMLNPFIYSLRNRDIKRAIWGILSNTVSVPCIWSAGWKSSKTEY